Genomic window (Chthoniobacterales bacterium):
TGTGCGAGATTATCCAACATGGTCGGAAGGTTTGCAGGGGAGCGCTTATGCGGACTATCGCTCACGGCGTGACTCACGAAAGCCGCCGTTTGACGCGATTTGATACCGCCAACGGCCTCCGCTTTCCGCAACCGGGCCACTCGGCCCATCCTGCAAATTCCTTGGTGTTCATCAGCGCCCCAAAGTATCCAAAGGATTTTCGCCCATGCCGACGATGGTGTCGGCGGGCGCTTCGACATTCTTCTCGGCCTGCCCTTTATCGGCCTTCTTCGCCTTCTCCCGCGCGTCGAGTTTCGCCAAGAGTTCCTCGGCCTTGGGTGTGAGCTTCCAAGTCTTCATCCGAACAAAGGTCTCATGGGTTTCGCCGGTGCGGCCTCGCGCCGTGCCTCGGCTCGCGCTGCGGCAGCGTCACGGCCCCGGCGCGCGGCCTTGGGTGAATCGGCCCACTCGCTTTTTGCGCGCACGATTGCGGGCTTTGCTGCCGGCGGCGTGACCGGACGCGCGGCCAATTTCGTCGCCGACTGGCCGGCGATGAGTCGCAGCGCGCTGTCTTCGTGTGTCGGCGTGTTGAGTTTGTTGCAGGCAATCATGCGGCTGGCCTTGGTGGTGTCGATGAGTCGGGTTTTCATTTGGCCTCCCCGGCAACGATTTCATGGAATCCGAATCCCGGCAGACCGATAAGACCGGCAGCCCCTTCGCCGTCACGGACAAGACCTTCTATGCGGTCGAGTTCTCGGATGATGACGCCGATATTCGTGCGCCACTTTTCGGAATCAAAAGCAGGCTCGCCAAGTGCGGACAAGATGCTGCGATGTTGCTCTTGGATTTTCTCGCCCGCGCGCAGGACGGCGGGTTTCGCCTTCTCCGCGAACGACAAGAACAAATCGAGATTGCCCAGGGCGGCGCGGCGGCGTGCGGCCTCACGGACGGCATACACCTCTCGGGCTTTGGCGGCGTATCCGGCGCGGCCTCCGTGGTCCCAGAGTTTGCGCTCGGCGGTGGTGTCGCCGTTCACTGCCGAAGCGAAAAGTTGGTCCGCTTCCACGACGGCGTGGTCGGGATGCGCCTCGTCGCGGGCCTTTGTGAGTTGAATGTCCATCTCGGCAGCTTGGCGCAAAGCCGGGATGAGGGATTTGATGGCAGGGCCAACTTCGGCGGCGATGAAGGCCTCGGGCTGGATGATGGTGATGGTTGTTTGTTTTTTCATGCGGTTATTTTGTCGGGTTGAAAATGTCGGGCGCGGGTGCGGCCATGACGGCGGTTTTCACTTGCGCCATGGTTTGCTCGGCTTGGAAGTCGGCGGGGTCGGGCGAATTTTCCTTAATGAACTTGCCGAATTGCGCGATGGCCTCGCTTACCATTTCCCGCGCGGATGTCGGGTTCCACGTCTCTGGAAATTGCTCGATTTTGCGGAGTCGGTCGATGAGCAGGCCGATGGTTTCGTTGAAGCCTCGGACGAACAGGTCAGACGGGACGAGATGCTTCGCGGCCACGGCGGCGGCCACGGCGGCTTGCTTGGCTTCCTCGCTCATGCGCAGGGCTTGGAGATAATCGCGGCTCGCGCGGCCAATGGTGCGAACGTCCCCGGTGCGCGCGGCGTCAAGCAGGACACAAAAACAAAGGTTCTCGGTCGCCGTGGTGCGCTCGAAGGTGCTGACGGCCTTGGCGTAGTCGTCGGGTTGCGTTGCGACGAGCATTATGGTGAAGGATTTGCGCCGTTGCTTGGCACGGGAGAGTCGCCATTGCGCGGCGGCTTCGACCGAGTCGCAGGGCATCCCGTTTTGCGCGAGACGGGAGACGGCGGAAACCGAGATTCCCAGTCCGGCGGCGATTTGCTTTTGCGTCATGCCCTTGGGGGAGTTGTCAATTGACCGATGAGCAAAAGAATTGAAATTTTCGCCAAAACGTAGCGAGTCGCGCTGCTCTGGCGCTCTGGCGGCTGAGAAGACTCCTGACCCCGTCCCCCTGCGGCCCATCGGCTCGCCTTCATGGATTGCACGAGGCCAGCGCCTCGACGCGGGCCTGCGTTGCAGTGCTGACGTTTGCCTCTTTTGCGCGGGCTGCGCGGCCCTTGGCGCGGTCTTGAGAAGGATGTTGTTCATCTTGAACAACATCTTTCCTCCGCTCTCCTTTCGCGGCGTGCGGAACACCAGCCATAGCCTCGCTCCGCTTCCGGTTCGCCTCGGCATCAATGTCCTTGCGCTTCCCGCTCGCCCAATACCGCAGCGCGGCCTGCCGGCTACGCTCGACCGCCTTCTCGCCTCGAAGGAGTGAAGAGAATTGCCCGAGCTTGAGCGCATCGCGCAGCCTTTTTGCGCGCAGGGATGTAGCCGCCCGACACTCGCCGAGCCGTCGCCCGAGTTCGGCCAGCGGGACACCGGCCAAGGCGGGGCAGCCGATTAGCCACGCCATGACCAGCAACCGACGTCCGGCCTCATCTGTCACAGTCTCGAAGGAAGTGGCACTTTCGGTTCTGGAGGGCAAGAGCGCGTCGATGATTGTCCGCAGGGCATAAGCGGCGATAGGCGCCGCCGCCCGTATAACCTCGGGGTCATGATCTTCCGGCAGTGGTTCCTCGCGGCGTGCCACCTGCTCGCGAACGTGTTCCTCGCCTCCCAACATTTCGGCCAAGTCCTTCTTGTTGCCCGTGCTTCGCACCTCGGGCATATCGCGCAGGAACACCTCGGCCCGCTTTTCGGGCGACCACTGATCCCAATTCCGGCGGGCGGCTTCGGGGTCGATCAATATGACGCTGGCCGCCGTGTCGGCGTCGAGGCCTGCCACGAAGGACAGAACCTCGGGGTCAATCGGGGTGGCGGTTGTCTGGCTCAACGCAGAACCTCCAAGGCCTGCCATTGGCCGCTTGCTGGCAGGATTCGCTCGACCATCCATCCGTTGCCGTAATCGGCAAGGTCAACGTCCATCACGCTCCCGTTGCGCTCGGCGAGGCGCACCCCGTCGAGGATCGGCCCGCGCATAACGCCGGCCTCGACGCCATCGTTGAACGCGACGAATCCCTCGGCGCGGTGAGGCGTGACTTTCTCGACTTGGACTCGGCGCAACTTTCCCGTGCGGATCGGCGGTGATGTCGGCGGTTCGAGGCGACGATATAGCCGCCTTCTTTCATTGGGCACACTCGGCCTTGTTCTTTCACCTTCAATGTGTGCCGTGCCCGTGCCCCTGTCTAAAGACAGGGGGCACGTGGGCACACTGCTTTCACTGCGCCCGTGGGCACGTTGTGGGCACGTTGTGGGCACAGGGGCACGCATGGCCGTCATACCGCCAACCTCCCGCCGTTAATTTCGCGGTAGGGCCGTTTGATTACGTGCATGTTCGCCGAGCCTTGTTTCTCGACGGAAAGGTGGCCGTCCTGTTTGAGCATCGCCACGGCCTTATCGACGTAGCCGTGATTGCCAAGATCCCGCAGGCTGCGGGTGGACTGCGGCCCGTTTTTTTCGATAAACTCGCTGATCTTTTGCATCAGCCCCGTGGGCTTCCACGATTCCTTGGTCTCGTTCTGCGGTTGCTCGAAGCGGACATCGGGCCGCCCCTCTTCGTCATGGCCGAAATGAAGATCGGTCACGATATGACCAACAGGGCCGACTCCGCCGTTGCGATCCTTCGCCACAACCAATCGAACAAAGCCGTCTGTTTCGGGAGAGTAGGGCTTCCTCAGCTTGGCCTCATAGACCACGCCATCATATCGGCCCATCTTCGCCCCGCTTCCACGGGGCCAGCGCCCCCGGCTTTCGCTGTCCTTGGCAACGTGGTCGGAAATCAGAACGGAGCATCCCGCCTCGACAAACAAGCGCATCCGCTCGCGGAAGAATTGCAAGACCTCGGCGGGCTTGTCCTCGCTCAATGCCTCGGCGGCCAATCCTTCGGCCAATCCATCGAGAACAACGAGAGAGGGCTTGTGCTTCTTCGCCCAAGCATGGAGCGCGGCAAACTCGGACGGCTCGGGGTTCTGGACGTAGTGGAAACGCTCGGACAGGTCGGACTCACGGCCGCCAAGGGCAACAAAGCGCGAGCCGATGCCGCGCGGGTTGTCCTCGGGGTCGAGATAGAGAACGTGCAAGCCGTCCTGCATGACCTCCGCGCAGATACAAAGCGCGATGTTCGTTTTGCCGACACCAGGCTCGCCGTGGATTTCATTGATGCGCCCCGGGTAGAGCAGAAAACGGCCCTCGTCATATTGGCACAAGCTCGGCATCTCCCGCTTGAATCCCTCGGCGATGAGCGCGGAGAAGTCGGCAAAGCGCGGTTCGGCTGTCGCTCCATTGATCTCGCTCTCCCGCTTGTCTAACTCGGCCTTTGCCTCGTTGAAGTCGGCGTCGATGATTCTGCGCTCGGCATAGTCCGCAGCCAGCGCGCGCCGTTTGCGGTCAATGCTGGCGGCCAGAAGTTCGCGCACGTGATGAAGCAGGACGCTCGGGCCAATGCCCTCGGCCAGCGTGACCAGATCCAGCACGCCGGCGGCGCCTTGGCCGATCTTGTCGGCCAGCCCCGCCACCTCCAGTTGTCGCTGGATGTCGGCGAAGTTCATCGCCCCCGGTGTCCACTTGTCGGCGTGGTCGCGCAGCCAGAGCATGACGGCGCCGTGTTGCGGTGCGTTGAAATCGTCAATGCGGAGTTCGACGCCAGCTTCATCGAGCGGGGCGAATCCATTCACAATGATCCCGCCGAGCACGATGCGGTCGAGTTCGACATCGCAATCGACGGCGCGAGCGGCTTTCAATGTGCGCTTGGGCTGCTTGACCTTCTCGCCTTCGTCCATGAAAGCCGTATCCATGAAGGCCTGATAGCCGATCTCTTGGGTGCCCGTTATGTCCCTCACGCCCGCACCTCCTTTTTGCCCTCGCGGGCCAGAGACAAAAGTTCGTTGCCTGTGAGCCAAGGCGGGAGCAGGTCGCAGCGCGCTTGTTGAACCGCATCAACAAAGCGGGCCAGCATCGCCATGCGCTCCCGGTCACGCTCGCTGCCGAGGGCCGAGAACAGGACATAGTGCCGCAGCCATTGGCCTCGCAGAAAATTGACAACCTCGCCGAGGGCATCGGGTTCCTGTGGCAAGGTTCCATGCGTTGCGGCGGTCTTCGGGCCGCCGTTTCGTTTTTCGTCGTGCGGTTTCATTTCGTTTCCTCCAAGAAGCGCTCGATCTCCGTGCGCGACCATCGGGGATGTCGCAGGGCGCGGGATGGTTTCAACAATCCGCGCTTTTCCAGCCTCCATAGTGTGACCAAGGAAATTCCGAGAGCCTGCGCGGTTTCCTCGGCGTTATAGGCCAAGCGCTCGACGGGCGCGGGCCTTGGGTCGGTTGTGGCAGGGGCGCTCATTTTGCACCCTCCGCTATGCGCTGAACGGAATTGCGGGAGATTCGGACAACCCCTCCGACCTTGATCGCGGCGAGGATGCCCGTCTTTATCCACGCGCGAATCGTTCGCTCGGTGACGTTGAAGGTTTTGGCCGTTTCGGAGACGGTCGCGAAAGGCCCACTGTTTGCATGAAACGTAGCGTGCTTCATGCCTTTGGTATTGGTGTCAAATAAAATGTCCGCTTTACAGAGACAGAGACATGTGTTATGTCCGTTTCATGGCCTGCCAATACCTACAAACAATCGAGAGCGTTTATCGCGTGTCCCAGCGCACCGTCCGACGATGGTGCGAGGAAGGGTGCATACCCGGGGCCTATCGCCCATCCCCCCGAAAACAGTGGCGCGTCCGAAAGCCTTTAGACCTTGATTCATGGCAAAGCGCGGTGGTCAGCAAGGTCGGCGAGCCGCCGCAGGTTAAAGAGGACATCCGTAAAGAGGGCTTTCGCGTGAAGGTCGAGATACGCGGCGAAGTTGAGAGCTGGCCTCAGGATCACCGCTCCCGTTTTGGGGTTGCTTTGGTCGATGCCTTGGTGGCGCTCGTCCGCCTCGATATGCTTGAGCCGATTGAATACGATCCGACAAGGAAACATCCAGGCACACGCGACGGCCTGCGCCTTGGTCTGGTCTTTAAGTCGGGCAAAGGGCGCGACCAATACGGAAACACAGCCCTTGAGGCTGGTCTTGTGCGCGCCTTGAAACGTCACGGAATCGCCGTGCCAAGCGGAATCCGCGTTAATTAGAGTGCGACTGCCGCCTGCTGCTGCGCCAACTCGACCACGTTTTCCGGCTTCGCTCCCAGCATCGCGGCCATCCGTAGCGAGTGGGAAAGATTCACCTCGGCTTGATAGGTCTTGAGGACAAGCGCGCCGCCGTCTCGGTGGCCTTGCCATGCGGCCACGGTCGGCGCGTCGATACCCGCCCGCAGGCTGCGGGTGATATGGAAGCGGCGAAGGGATCGCGGCTCGAAGTAGGGGAATTTTAAGCGCTTGCAGGCTCCGTGCATTGCCATGCGGCAGTTGTCCTGCGGCAGCAAGCGCGCCTCCGGTTCCTCGGGCATATTCTTCAGCCTGCGCTCGATGATCGGACGCGCATCGGGGAAAATCGGGACGGTGAATGTTTGTGAGGTCTTGCGGCGAAAAATTCGGATGATTCCGGCTTGAAGGTCGATGTCCTGCCGCCGGATCGCCGAGAGTTCGGCCTGCCCGAGGCCAAGGGTTCCCGCCAGTTCCACAAAGTCGGCAGAATCGTTGCACCCGTGACCGTTGCTTTTTTGCGAGCGTATATCGTCCACAAGCGCGCGGAATTGTTCCTCGGTCGGCGTGTTGCGGATGGGTTTGGAAATCTTGGCATATTTGATGCCGTCCAGCGGCGAGCGTTCGATCACGCCATCGGCAACGGCCAAGTCGAAAAACCTGCGCGCCGTGGTCAGAAGGTGATTGATCGAGGACGCCGAGAGGGATTCACGGAAGGGTTTCAGCCAAGCCAAGACATGACTGCGCTTGATCTTGGAAATCGTGTCAGGCGCATCCTCGGGCCACTGCTCGACCAGTTTGCGGACGTTGAGGCGTTCGCTGTAGGTGGTCGCCTCCTTGCCGGTGATCAGCGCCTCGAAAGTCTCGCGGTGATCGGCCAGTGTGCGGCGGGAGAGGGTGGGGTCGGTGTTCTCCAACTTGCGCCGCAAGCCGGTCAGTTTGCGCCTCGCAAGCTCCTTGTCCTCGGTCTCAAGCGACTGTCTGATTTGCTTGCCGCGAAATTTAATCACGGCATAGTATGTCCCGCCTTTGTAGCGATAGAGACATGCTCCAACTTTCTTCCAAACTGGTGTTTCCTTCGTGGGTTTCTTGGTCTTTCTCATGCCAAGAATCCTATAGGGTGCAAAAACTGGTGACAAACAAGAAAAATGGAAATTACGTATCGTTGCAAGTAGCTGGTAGTTAAGGCTTTCGCGCGATTAGCTCAGTGGTAGAGCGCTTGCTTCACACGCAAGAAGTCGCAGGTTCGAACCCTGCATCGCGCATGCCTTGACACTGGTTGTCCGCGCCGGTAATGTGAGGTCAACCTTTTCTTGTGAAAAGTGGGTTACGGCCCACTTTTTTTTATCCTTAAAACATACAACCACCATGAGTAACGAACTGCTGACGATGCTGGAGTATCTCGAGCGCGAGCGCGGTATTTCCCGCGATACGCTGCTTCAGGCGATGCAAGAGGCCATCATCAAGGCTGCCGGCAAAGGCTTTGGCGGCTTCACCCGTGAATTGCGCGTGGAAATCAGCCCCAAGACCGGAAAAATCCGCGGCGTGGCCAATGTCCTTGTCGTGGACAAAGTGACGAACCCGCAGGAGGAAATCCTCTTGGCGCGGGCCAAGGTGATCAAGCCGAGTGTGCAGGTCGGGGACACGCTCGAAGTCGAGGTCGAACCGGCCGCCTTCGGACGCATTGCCGCCGGAGTGGCCCGGAACGCGATCATGTCGAGCATTCGTCGCGTCGAGAAAGAGCGCATCTACGAGGAATTCAAAGACCGTGCCGGTGATATTGTCAGCGGTTCGGTTCGTAGATTCGTGAAAAGCGACGTCATCATCGATCTCGGCAAGTTCGAGGCCGTGATGCCCGCCCGGGAGCGCGTGATGACCGAGGATTACAGCGTCGGCGACCGCCTCCGCGCCTACGTGGTCGCGGTGGAGAACGGGAAAGACGGTCCGCAAATCATTCTCTCTCGGAGTCATCCGAATTTTGTCCGCAAGCTTTTCCAGCTCGAGGTGAGCGAAATCGCGGACGGCACGGTGCAGCTCAAGGGTATCGCGCGCGAAGCCGGCGTCCGCACCAAGGTGGCCGTGGCCAGCGCGGACAGCAAAGTGGATCCGGTCGGCGCGTGCGTCGGCATGCGCGGGGCACGGGTGAAGAACATCGTGCGCGAACTCAACAACGAGAAGGTCGATATCATCAAGTGGAGCGAGGATCCCAAGGAATTCGTCGTCGAAGCGCTCAAGCCCGCGAAGATCAAGACGATCGAGATCAATGAAGCCGGCAAGCGCGTCAAAGTGACCGTCGATGAAGACCAGTTGTCCATCGCCATCGGCAAGAAGGGACAGAATGCGCGACTCACGGCCAAGCTTACGGGTTGGGAAGTGGACATCGAGAAGGATGCCTCCAAGGAGCAGGCCTTCGAAAGCCAGGTGACCAGCGCCACCGAGCTGTTCAAGACGCAACTCGGTCTCGATGAAGAGACTGCTTCCAAGCTGGTTCAAAACGGCATTCCGAGCCCGCAGGACCTTGTCGCGGGTGGCGTGGATGCCGGCGATCTTGTTGAGATGCTCGGCGTCGAGGAATCCAAAGCCAACGAGATTCTCGAGCGCGCCCGGGGTTTGGAAGCCAAGAAACCCGAGCCCGCACCAGCAGGGGTAGCAGAGTAAAGCGCAGGACCGACCCGCATGCCCGCCAAGCCGCCAGCCACGAAAAAGCCACCCGCGAAAAAGGCCGCGCCTGTGCGCCGTGCTGCGAAACCGGCTGCGC
Coding sequences:
- the nusA gene encoding transcription termination/antitermination protein NusA — protein: MSNELLTMLEYLERERGISRDTLLQAMQEAIIKAAGKGFGGFTRELRVEISPKTGKIRGVANVLVVDKVTNPQEEILLARAKVIKPSVQVGDTLEVEVEPAAFGRIAAGVARNAIMSSIRRVEKERIYEEFKDRAGDIVSGSVRRFVKSDVIIDLGKFEAVMPARERVMTEDYSVGDRLRAYVVAVENGKDGPQIILSRSHPNFVRKLFQLEVSEIADGTVQLKGIAREAGVRTKVAVASADSKVDPVGACVGMRGARVKNIVRELNNEKVDIIKWSEDPKEFVVEALKPAKIKTIEINEAGKRVKVTVDEDQLSIAIGKKGQNARLTAKLTGWEVDIEKDASKEQAFESQVTSATELFKTQLGLDEETASKLVQNGIPSPQDLVAGGVDAGDLVEMLGVEESKANEILERARGLEAKKPEPAPAGVAE
- a CDS encoding helix-turn-helix domain-containing protein, with protein sequence MSAPATTDPRPAPVERLAYNAEETAQALGISLVTLWRLEKRGLLKPSRALRHPRWSRTEIERFLEETK
- a CDS encoding helix-turn-helix domain-containing protein, yielding MKHATFHANSGPFATVSETAKTFNVTERTIRAWIKTGILAAIKVGGVVRISRNSVQRIAEGAK